The genomic window TCAGCCGTACTGGGTACGGTTCCTGATGTCTACATTCATAACTCGGTCCGCGAGGTCAGCCATCGGCGCGTGCTGACGCTGGAGCTTCAGTCCGGCTCTCTCCTCAAGCTGGCTTTTGACCAGGGCATGGGGTACTGGATCTGTACGTCGCTTGCATATGGGTTGAAGCGGTTTAATTTCGCTGACGATAGCCTGGGGCAGGCGAACCAAATGCTTGAGCGTTGGAAAGGCGTAAAAATGCTCAACGGGGGCGACTGGCCGACGGATATTGCACTTTATGAAGTGTCTTAGAGGATCGTTTCTCAGAAGTTACTAAATAATAATATTTTTTACATCATTAGCCGTAGCTAGACTGCGGCTTATGATGATTCTGCTTATGAAACAGTTGGTTATGGTTGCTCTAGGGTTTGGCATGAAGGTTGTACCGGTATGGGTGTTAATCTTGTTTTCGTGAGGATGCAATCCATGACCGCCAAATTCATGCCCCTGTAGTAAATTTTCTGTTCGAATTATGAGCAGCTGTTTGCAAGGTGTTGCGCGATCAACTCTAGTTGATTGATTGCTACCAGGGAGAGTATGAGGTCATGTTAAATTCACCTTCTCTCGGAAAGATCCTAACCATCCAGAACTTAACGAAAGGATATCGACCGATATGGATATGGCACCCGTTAAATCGCTTGATCGCAAGGACAAGATCGCCCAGCTTTTAAAAGAGATGCAGAACGGCCTTCTGGAGCGTGAATCCCACGCAAAACTGATACTCTTGGCGGCATTGGCCGGCGAGCACGTGTTACTGTTGGGCCCCCCCGGCACGGCCAAAAGCGAGCTTGCCAAGCGCTTGAAAAATGTATTCGTAGAGGCGGGTTACTTCGAGCGCCTGCTAACGCGGTTCAGCGTCCCTGAGGAGTTGTTCGGGCCGCTCTCGATCCAGGCGCTTGAGCAGGACAGGTACCAGCGATTGACCAGTGGTTACTTGCCGGAAGCGTCAATCGCCTTTATCGATGAGATCTTCAAGGCTAACAGCGCCATTCTGAACAGCCTGCTGACGCTGCTGAACGAGCGCCAGTTCGATAACGGCAACCGCCGTAGCGACGTCCCGCTGATTTCGGTCATTGCCGCCAGTAATGAGCTGCCGGAAGGGGAGGAGCTGGACGCGCTTTACGACCGATTTATGCTGAGAAGCTTTGTGCAGCCAGTGTCGGACGAGGCGTTTAGACAGCTGCTCCGACTGGAGGGTGACGTGTGTGATCCGGCGTTGGAGCTGAGGCTGCGGATCGAGGACCTCGAAGAGGTTCGAGCACTGGCAGAGAAAGTCAGGCTCAGTCCTGAAGTGCTTAAACTTTGTGAAGCCTTTCGTGGTTATCTGGCCGAACAGCAGATCTATGTTTCGGATCGCCGCTGGCGCAAGATTATCAATTTGCTTAAGGTTTCCGCTTTCACGAACAAAGAAAATGAAGTCAGTATTTTCGATGCCTGGCTTATGCCCCACTGCCTGTGGCAGAAACCGGAGCAGCTCGATGGCTTGCTTGGTTTTTACAAAGAGAACATAGCGATCGATGGCGATTACCAGCCAAGGCGACAAACTGAAGTAATATTGGCGTGGGAAAACAAATTAGCCAGCGACTGGGAGAATAAGTTTCAGAGCTCGGATGAGCATGGAAAACCTCTTTTTTACAATCAAAAAGGTGGAACTACTACATCTAACTCTCGTAAAGATCAGAAGAAAGATGCTAAGGGGCGGCCGCTGTATCTGGACTCTAGCGGGAATGAAACAACGACCAAACAGAACTCGTATGGCAGAGACAATGAGGCGCTGTACGAGGCGGTTGCCAACGCCCCCGTTATGCAAACAGTCGCATATTCTTTTGCCCATATTAATAGTCGTGTCAAACAAATCGAAGGCTTTAAGAAGGCACTGCATGCTTCACTATTAAAGCTGCAACAGCAAAACCGTTCAGCGGAGCAAACGCTGATTGAGCACCTCTGGGTTGATGAGTCCATCTGGCCGGAGCTTAGCCAGAGTTTGAGCAACGCGATCGAACAGACCGAGAAGCTGCTGGCACGCGCGGAGAAAGTGACTAAAGGCTTCAGGTCTTTACCGCTTGAAGACAGCGATGAGGGGGCGCTGGGCGTAGAGGCTTCAGCCCTTGAGGGTGAGCTCAGTGACTGAATATCCGGTTGTCACTTCTGCGCCACCGGATCTACTGCGTCTATCTGATCTGGATGATGCCTACGTGTTGCTCGATAAACTGCCGGAGTCTCTGCTGCCGACGGTGGTGACCCATCCCGTTGGCGAATTGCAGCCGAGAGTGAGTGGTGTCGTGCAGTTGCGCCGGACCCTGCTCAAGGGCGAAACGCCGGCAGCGTTGCTGCCCTGGCCTGCCCCTGCGGCGCAATCCGCACTGTTTCAGTCGCTGGAGTCCCAAGGAGTGCTGCGGTATTGCCGCGATAACACGGAGGTTGTCGATGCGCTGTTGGGGGACTTGCTGGAGGCGCTGGAACATAAATCGGTTGAACAGCGCCGACTGCACAGTGTGTTGTTGCAACAGTACCAGCAGGAGGCACTTGAGCAACTCGGGCAGGAGCGAAAGGCACAAAAACGGCGAGCGGCGGCCCAGCGACAACCCGTGTTGACGCAAAATCAGTTGGCGGGTCTGTCACGAAGAGCATTTGACGATAGCTGGATTGAAGCTTCAAGTCTGGGAGTATGGTTGCCTGGAGTCTGGCAGGAGCGACTGGTGATCTGGTCTGAACTGGAGGCGATCTTTGTCGATCTGGGGATGGTTGTCCGGCTTGGTTTCGATCTCTCCAGAGGTTTTTTTCAGAGCCATGGCTGGCTGGATATGGTCAGGCTCAAGAAGGTTCTCAGTCAACTGCCGCAATTGCAGGACGTCATCAGAACACTGGGCAGAATGAAGAGCAGCGAAGCGCCACCCATCATTGAGATAATCATGGAGTCTATGCTGCGTACCCGGCAAGAGCAGCGGGAAGTCAGAACGCCATTCGTCCCGATGGAAACGCGAGGTATCACGCGCTCGGACTCGGTCAGCCGTATGTTGCCCCAAGAAGCTGCGCTGTTCGGACATCCTGTATTGAAAAAGCTCTGGCACGCCAAGCGAGCCGAGCATGCGCTGCTGAGCTATGCCGTTGAGGGGACGGAGCTGGAAACTGTCGAAGCTCAAGTCGATGAGCAGGTCGAGGTGAAGCGGGCCGGTAAATCCAGCAGCGAAGAACGCGGTCCTATGATCGTCTGCCTCGATACATCGGGCTCCATGCGGGGCACGCCTGAAACCATTGCCAAGGCACTGGTACTCGAAACTCTGAGCGTGGCAGCCAGCGAACGCCGTGGCTGTTATGTCTACCTGTTTGGCAGCAGCGGTGAAGTTAAAGAGCTTGAACTCAAGCCTGACGAGAACGGGTTGAATCGCCTGATCAGCTTTCTCTGCATGTCTTTTGGCGGTGGCACGGATGTAAATGGCCCGCTTCAACTGGCATTGGATCGGTGCAAGCAATCGGAATGGCGAAATGCCGATATCCTAGTGGTGAGTGATGGCGAATTCTGCTACCCGAATAGTCTATTGAACCGTATAAAAAGACGCAAGAAAAGCCATGGTTTGGCGGTACAAGGTATTCTGATCGGAGAGGGAGGAGGCGCCATGGAGCGCATGTGTGACCCTCTGCACCACTTCTGTGAGTGGTTAAACCTGGCCTGTCAGTGATTTTTTAAGTAAACCCACGTATGGATAGGGACAGCATGTCTAAGGCAAAGGAAACATTTTCAGTATCGATTTCAGACGCGGAGGATATCCTGCGTCACTATGATTTTTTGAACAATGATCGTGTGCAAAGCAGACCCTCAGAACGAGACCCGGAAGTACTCAAGCGGGCAGCCCTAATAATGACACTGACGGCGTGGGAAACTTACGTTGAGGATCGTGTAACAGAGGAAATGAGTATTCGCTTAAAGTTTCTGAAGGGCAGCCATATTGGGAACTATATCCAGAAAAAACTTGACGAAGATTTACGCTTTTTTCACAACCCGAACTCTCAAAAAACAAAACATCTATTTGAGAATTTTGTTGATATCGATGTGACTGAACATTGGTCATGGTTGAATTATGATCAAGAAAAGGTGCGTGCGACCTTGAATAGCTGGATCAGTAAGCGCGGTGATGCCGTCCATCGCTCCGTAACCGACAAGCAAAGCAATCATCTCGTCAAACGGGATGATATGGAAAAATGCATCCGGTTTTTCAAAGATCTTGTCGAGGCTACGGACCAAGCATTGGCGGATTAAGTACCATAAGACCCAGCTCAAACACCGTATGAGCAATTTCACGCCTCTTCAGATAGCCTGTAGAGTATTTCGTCATAAAAGAGCAGGGCGGTGGTGCCCTGATTCCTGAAGGGCCTGGCAAGCCCGGCTTTATCCATACCATTGGTTTGAGCAACAAAGGCATGCCTGGGCTGTACCGCCTGGAGCTACAGGTGACCAAAGGATCCGGAAAACTGGCCAAAAGTGATGGACCACGACTTCCATCTGCATGTGGTCGAACTGCAAAACTCAGGCCCCCTGAATCATATGGCGCTGGCCAGTCTGGTCGCATTCGCCTCGGGCCAGATGGTTGTTCTGGGTGACATGAGCCTGGGCGGCAGTGTCGCGCCGGTACTAGTGGTTCTATTTAACAAAAAATAGGACGAAAAATGACCAAAGTCGGCTTTTCCGCAGTAGATCAGTGGTAAGTCCGACAGGCTGCTAGCTTGAGTGAGGATCTTGGCGAAAGCCTACTTGCTGCGAAGGTAAGGCCTGGTGGCTAGCAACATCAACTCAGTGCAAGGTTCGCCAGCTACGTTGCCCGATATGGCACTGAGCCTTCAATACTTCAATCTTCGCGACTCTCCGCACGGCTTGGGAGGTTGCGTGTGACTGGAGCTGTAAGCAAAAAATCGAAAACACAGATGTTACACAAGGCAGGCGAAAACGACGCCGACATCCATTGATTTACGACAGTTGTTGCCTGGTGGATTGCACCACAGGGTCGCACCAAATCTTCCGCGAAGTTCAGCCTTGAACTGGAAACTGCAAGATAATCGGTAACGCTAGAATCAGCTGAAACCTATATGTGGTGGGGCCTGCGGCCTATGCGGAAAGTTTCCAGTAGGGCTGAATTAATTCAGATCTGTACTGGAAACTACACAAGGCAATGGCCGAGCAGGATACCGGTATGTTAGTCTATTTAACATAATATACATTATGCGTAGTTAATATTGGTTATATATAAGGCTCAATTTGTAAGGTCAGTGCTTACTTCAGTTTCCGGATATGGCGCTACATCATTTCTCAGTCAGCGCTGCATCCTGACTGCCCAGCTGAATTTGCGAGCAGTCAGGATGAAGCTCGACAGCTTCGCTCGGCACCGTGCGGAGAGTCGCCAAGAATACTTCTTTGCGGACCAAGTCCCGTTCAGCGCGGCTCAGCGCACGAAGGCATTCCGCTGATTAGCGTTACGATGTCGCCACTGGCAGCGCTGCTAGCTGGCACGCTGATGTTCTATATAGCTCCCAGGATTCGACTTGCCGTTTTCGCAGCGATTACCTGAGCCCAGGCACCCGCATTGGAGATCCTCAGGCCTTTCTGCTGCGTCGGAGTCATTTGCTCGAAGCTGCACTGCCAGCCAGTGGAGCCCCATGATGTCTCAAGCAGAAATGATGCGACTTCAGGTATGGAGCCTGTTGCAGGCAAATGAGCCCATCATAAGTAGTGGCTACCTGGTGCTGGGTCCATGAAATAGAAATCTTCACGACCCTGCGCACGGGAGTACTCCCTGGTTACTTTCTCTAATAAAAACAAATAGATGCATGGCTATGCCGATAACGTAGTTTATCGGCATAGCTACATGTATAAGGCGAGGTATAGTCAAAAAATACAGAATACGTATCGTGGGTAATTTGCCCTGCCGCCCTTGGTCACCGCACTAGGATTTTGCTGACTGTATCAGCATGTCGATGACGCTGCTGAGATCAACGTCATCCGTAACAACGGCCGCAAATGACGCCCGTAGAGACTCAGCCTTTCCAGATTTTCATATTCACAATCAATGAGTTGTCACATGAACTCGTAGTATCGTGTAAAGATTCCAATATCCTGTTTGAAGATTTTGGCCCGCCCTCGCCTGCTTGCAGGCATCGAAAATGCCCTGAGCCCCAAGCTTGCCGTGATTGTTGCTCATCAGCCACGATTTTATCGATGTTTGCTATGCTTAAAGGCCCTATCAGGTGAATGATTAGGCCATGTTATGAAGCTCGCTATCCTCTCCTGTGGACCAAACTCCTATAGCACCCGCAGATTAAAAGAAGCTGCCGAGTCCCGTGGGCATCAGGTAAAAGTACTTAACACCTTAAAATTTGCGATCGATCTTGATCGTGGCTCTCCTGATCTCTATTACCGACAGCAGCAGCTTAGCCATTATGATGCGGTATTGCCCCGCATTGGTGCCTCTATCACCTACTATGGAACGGCTGTCGTTCGCCAGTTTCAGGAAATGGATGTTTATTGCGCCAACACGGCGCACGGCATTCTGAACTCCCGGGACAAGCTGAGAAGCTTGCAGATTTTGAGTCGCCATCACCTTGGCATTCCGAAAACCAACTTCGTACGCGATAAAAAGGATGTCCTCCCCGCCATAGAGCGTGTGGGTAATGCGCCGGTTATTATCAAGCTCATTGAAGGCACCCAGGGTATTGGCGTCCTGCTGGCCGAATCGACCAAGTCTGCTGAGGCGATTATTGAATTACTGCAAAGCCAGAAACAAAACGTGCTGGTACAAAAATTTGTCGCCGAAAGTAAAGGCAAAGACATTCGCGCACTGGTTGTCGGTGACCGGGTGGTCGCTGCTATGCGTCGTGTGGCGCAAGGACAGGAGTTTCGAAGCAACGTACACAGAGGCGGCGTGGCTGAAGCTGTTGAGCTAAGCGAAGAGTATAAAAATACGGCCGTTAAAGCAGCGCAGATCCTGGGGCTGCAGGTGGCCGGCGTTGACATGCTCGAAGGCAAAGATGGCCCCCAGATTATGGAGGTAAACTCCTCGCCGGGCCTGGAAGGCATCGAAAGCTGCACTCAGCTGGATATTGCCGGAGCTATCATTGATTACATCGCCGCTCAGGTAGACTTCCCCGAAATCGATGTCCGCCAGCGCCTGACCGTAAGCCGTGGCTACGGTGTCGCCGAAATATATGTGCCGCCGGAGTCTCAATTCATAGGAAAAACCATTACGGATTCGGGGTTATTAGAGCAGGATATTAACGTACTGACGCTGTACCGGGATGCCAAGGCCATCCCGAATCCAAAATATTCCCGCGTACTGGAGCCAGGCGACAAACTGCTTTGTTTCGGTAAACTGGATTCCATGCGAACGCTTGTGCCGGCAAACACCAGACGCAAAAGAAAACCGAAGGTCAAGCCGCTGGATACTGACATCTAATCATCTTTGGCCTATGAAAAAGGCAGGATGCTCAGATGCCCAGCCCGTTTCGGCGCCGTCACGAACAGCACATTGCATCACGTCGCCGTAGAGCGAACTCGACGCCCCCGCGAAACGACACAGGGGCGGCCGCTATTGCTCGCATCAATGAGCTCTCCCACGCAGCACGCCCTGCGTGGTTCATGCTGCTCGGTTACTTTGCCTTTGCCATAATCACGCTTCTCGGGGTCGAGGACGCGGACTTCTTTATCGATAGCCGACATACGCAGCTGCCAATCGTCAACGCCTCCATTCCCACGTCCAGCTTCTTCCTGTTCGCACCTGCTCTGGGTACCGCTCTCTTTGTCTATTTCCACTTCCAGCTTTTAAAGCTTTGGGAAGCGCTCTCAGTGCCTGCCGCCAGGATTGATGGCAAGCCGCTGGCGGAGCACGTGGCGCCCTGGCTCATCAACGACTTCGGATTGTGGTTGCGAACCGATGACAGCACAGCTGACCGTGCGCTCAGCTGGCTTTCAAACATCGTTGTCTTCACATTGGTCTTCGTGGCATGGCCCGCGACGCTGATCGTCTTCTGGTTTCGCTCCTTCCCTGCGCACGACGAGCGCACGACACTCGTCATAGGTACAGCTCTGGTAATCGCGCTTACAGCCCTCTTTCAGAGCATTCTCTCGGCTTTTTCGTATCTGCGACTGCACCGGGCCTATGGTGGCGGCAGCTGGCATCTCGTAGAGGTCATATTGATCACCGCCCTGGCACTTCCAATCGGTACCATCTCCTGGATTGCTACCGAGGATAGCAGGGAGGTTTGGCCGATCAGCGTGTTCGATCGGGTGGCGCCCGCATGGATGGCAGCTATCCGCGATAGCTTTACACTTTGGCCCGCCGATCTGACGGAAGTGGAAATCGTGCTCCGCCCCCCTGGCTTCCTTGAATACGACGTCCACCGCAGCCAGTTCCGCGTCCAGTGGTGCCGTCAACAGGGGTTGTCAATGGAGGTCTGTGGGCCCTATGTTGAGTGGGACACTGCAACGCCACTCCATGTGGTCGATGCCCGCAAGAAATGGTGTTTTAAGTGGGAGTTGCCTGGCGATTGCAAAACTTACGTGCACACACTTGATAGAAATTTCGACAACGCGTGGAGTATCGAGCGCCGCGCTGCCATCAACGCCCTCGAGTCCAGAAACCTCAGGAAAGCCGACTTAAGAAACGCCATGTTGGTCCTTGCATCGCTCGTCGGGGCGGATCTGCGCAGGGCACGACTGGCCGGGGCGGACCTGAGTTGGGCTGAGCTGGAGGGAGCGGATCTGCACGCAGCACAGCTGACGGGGGCGATACTCAGCGGAGCAAAGCTGGAAGGCGCGAACCTCCGGGAGGCAGACCTTGAGGGGGCGCATCTCTTCGAGGCAGAGCTGGAGGGGGCGAACCTACGAGCCGCAAAGCTGAACGGGGCAGACCTCCGCGCGGCACGACTGGCGGGCGCGGATCTTCGCTCGGCACAGTTGACGGGAGCGGCCCTCACCTGGGCAGAGCTGGAGGGGACGAACCTCCGCGGGGCAGCGCTGATGAGGGCGAACCTTCAGGCGGCAAAACTGGACGGGGCGGATCTCTTCGAGGCAGGACTGGCGGGCGCGGATCTCCGCGCGGCACAGCTGGCGGGGGCGTACATCAGCCGGGCAAAGTTCGCATCCACTGATGTGAAAGCTGCAACGTTCAGCGGCGCGGCCTTCAGCTCTGTGAATTGTATAGAGATGTCAAACCTTGTGCCTGACCAGATAATCTCAGCCTTTGGCGATGGCTCGGTCACGCTGCCAGACGGCTGGGACTGGCCCAGGCACTGGCCTCGCGAAAATTTGGGCGAAGCATTCTATGGCCGTTGGCGCTATTGGCGGGAGGCCCAGGGCCTGCCCTGGCCACCACCAGGCAAGGCGTTTGAAAGGCTCGCTCGCTTCGAAGCCATAGCGCCCGAATAAGCGCCTTTTTCCGGGGCTGCAAGCTAATCAGCGGTGCTGGCTGAAGTATGCTGGCGTTGCGAAAGTCCTGTTTGACCTCAGCGGGCGAACCCCAGTCAGCCTTTAGTGTGCTTCCGTCGCATCAGCGTACGCTGGATTGTCTGCCCAGAGAGAGTTCAATGCAGAGATCAAGGTTATCGTCGTTTCCGCCATCGCTTTCACGAAGCAACAACTCATAGTATCGCGTAAAGCTGCCGAGATCCTTTTTGGGGATCTCGGGCCCATCCTTTTCCTGCTTGCAGGCCGCAAGGCTGTTTTCCGTATTAGCGATCGGTACGGCAGCATTGCCTTTCGATTTCGCGAATCACGAATTACGGGTCAGAACGATCATCCGCTTTGGCCCTGAAAGTACTTAACACCCTGTCAACGGAAGCATTTTTTGCATCGAGCACCAGGCGGACCAGCTCTTCCCTTCCTTCGTCGAAGCATTGCTCACTATCGAATGCACTGCCGGTGCCGTACAGAATCGATGCATCTTCATGCAGCGATTGTTTCTCATCGCAATAATCTTCGACTTCGAGACCGACCATGACAGCGGTTACCGCAACCGTTCCGACTGTAGCGGCCGCCAATAGTGTGCTACCAATGCGTTTGGTTGATCGTTTCACTAACCTCTTTGAGGCCGACACCTTCTTCCCCTGGTGCCTTTGTTTCATTTGCTCAACCACCTGCTTTGAACTGCGAAGCTCTTGAAGCGCGTTAATAGATGTTGTCGCCAGCCCGAACAGGCCGAGAATGGTGTTCAGGTACAACGAGGCGACTATCGCAACAGTGGCAAGCGTCACTGATACGGCCCAGAAGATCGTTTTCATTTTTCGAACTCCTTGTATTTTCGGCTATACAGGCGATGCAGCGCCCATACACCAGGCAGGAGATTGCCGTGCTGTGCCGCTGTGTGACTTTACCGCTTTGGCACAACGAATTCTTCGATGGCATCGACGACTGCTAATCCCCCAGCAACCGGTTGAGCGACTTGTTCTCGGCCGATTCATGGCGTTCGGCCCGGCTGGTGTGCAGATATTGCGACGTGGTTTCAATACTGTCATGCCCGGCGTCCGCCTGAACGTGGGACAAAGGCCTGCCATTGAGATTGATATCGTGGGAAATGCCGGTGTGGCGAATGCTGTGGGGCGTCATGGTACGCATCTCGCGGGCATCCTGGGAGAAGCCATCCTTCTCTGCCCTGTCCGCGGCCAGTTCAATCACATGATTGATTTCCTCGCGCAGCTGGCGGATACCCAGATTGGCGTTCAGCAGGCCAACATCCCGCCCTCGCCCCGCGGCCCGGTGACGAATGAACAGCGGCGTATTGTCAGCGGGTGACGGCAGGTCATCAAGCCCCAGGTAGCGGCGGTAATGCCTGAGTGCGCTCAGCAGTTTTCTGGAGACCGCCACCGTGCGTTTCTTGCCACCCTTGCTGTGGGGTATGAAGTACAGCCAGACCGAGGTTTTGCTGTCGCGGCGAAACTGCCCCATTACAGGTGCAAAGCCTGGGCGCGCGGCGACTTCAGATATGCGCAAGTAGCAGGCATACATCAGGCTGATCAGAAATCGTGTGCGTTGATGCTGCTCAGGGTCTGCATGGGCCAACTGTTCGGCAGTTTCCATCACGTAAGACCATTGCAGTTCGGTGAAGGCCTTCATTTCCTCGGCATCGCTCATCGAGTTTGCCGGGCCCGCCTTGTAGCGACCATTTTTAATCAGCATCAGGGCCGGATTGCGCTCGGTATACTCTTCCTGGATCAGGTAGCCAAAGAAGGACGACAGAATTGCCAGCTTGGTTTTCAGGGCCTTCTCGGTAATGCGATAGGGCAAGACTTCGCCCTGCTCCCGTTTGCCCAGGAAGGGCCGCCACAGCGGGTTGGGTACACGCTCATCCAGAATTTTCGACACCACAAACTGCGCCACGTTACGGTAGGCAATCAACTCGGCCGGCGGGTGCATGCAGTACTCGACATAGCGATTCATGTGCTGACGGCGCAGGTCCGCCAGGGAGATCTTTGCCACATCAAAACACCACTGCAGGAAGGTCGTCAGTTCGCTGCGGTAGGTTTTGTAGTTGTTCTCGCTGTGGCGTTGCTCCAGCAACCACTCCAGCGCCAGCTCGTAGACGAAGCCCGCATCCGGCACCGACTCCAGCATCACGCGGGTCAGATACTGATTTACATGGGCGTTGGCATCTTCCACATGCGCAATCCCGTCAAACAGCGGCATGGCCGGCGGCATCTCGATCATCGAAAATTCCGTAGAGAGCAGATAAGAAAACTATTAAATCATATAGTTAAATAATAGTTCTAAGATATTACCTTGCTAAGAACTTCGCGTCATTCAGAACCACCAGGTCCTGGCGCCTGATACGGCGAAGGGCCAGCTCGCACATAAAGCCAGGCTGAGCTGATATATTGGACAGGCCCAGGGGGCGATAGTCAGCAGTGCATCACCACAGAATCCATAACAGCAGAGCCCATAACAACAGGCAGGTCGATCATGCGCCAACTCATTGCAGCCGTATTGTTACTCTTCGCTGCCAGCGTGCCAGCAAGTGAGGCGGTCAGCACCAGCCGCTGGGATGCAACTGCCATCGGCGGCCACGATACCGTGGCTTACCATGACGAAGCCACACAGCAAAGTCACCGCCAGGTCGCAGGTGAAGAGCGCTTCGAGGTGCAATGGAAAGGCGCCCTCTGGCGCTTTGCTTCCCAGGCGTCGGCCGACCGCTTTGCCGCTGATCCAGAGCGCTACCGGCCTGAATACAACGGTCACTGCGCCAACGCCCTGAGTCTGGGTGAAGGCCTGATTTCAACCAATGGCACTGTATGGGAGTTTTTCGGTGATCAGCTGTTTCTGTTTTATGCCGAACGCGGGCGCCAACGCTGGCTCAGCGGTAACTGGCAGCGCTACAAGACTGAAGCCGACAGCGTCTGGGACGCCCTCAAAATACGCTGATACTGCCTGCAGGATTTTGTACCGCGAAGACCTGGTGTAGCAAGATTACACCCGCCTCTGCTGGCCGGCGTCTTGATGGGGCCGGGCTCACTGAAATGACTCCGAGCCGCTGATGCGGCTCGGAGCTGCTTTGAGGTTGGAAGCTGCGCGCCTGACGCTAGCCGGTCTGCTGCTGCAGCTCCACCTGGGCGTCCTGCATATGTTCCTGTGCCATATAGATCAGCTCCCAGACGTGTCCATCCAGATCCTGAAAACCGTGACCGTACATGAAGCCGTGATCCTGGGGTTCATTATAGGTACGGCCCCCCGCCTGCAATGCACGTTTTACGAGGTCGTCCACCTCGTTACGGCTTTCACAGGTGAGGCAAATCAGCACCTCGGAAAAGGTGGAACTGTCACAGATATTTTTGGGGGAAAAGGCCTGAAAGCGCGCTTCACTGAGCAGCATTACGCTCATCTGTGACGAAACCACCATGCAGGTCGCCGACGCGTCGCTGAACTGGGGGTTGAAGCCAAACCCCAGGTGGGTAAAGAAGTCGACGGCCCGTTCCAGATGTTTCACGGGCAGATTGATATAACTCTGTCTGTTCATGTTGGTCCTGCCTGGCTGCGATATTTATTGTTTTCGTACTCAGGTTCAGATCAGCTATCCGTGTCGCGCGAGTTCCAGTTTTCGCCCACATACAATAGTTGTTCTGGCCGTTTCATACCAGTGCCTAGAATACGACACCTAAACACCAGTTACTGACCCGCTATGGAGCGTCCGGGCGTACAGACGACGGACGCGCAAAGGAGCTAAAATTTACCCAGCAGGCTATCGGGCTTAACCGTGAAATGCTTTACTCCCAAAACCATTACACCCACCGCAGTGACCCGCTCTGCAGGCTTCGGTTGCTCTGGGTTTTCTGCTGAAGCCCTCCCGCGTCTTGCGCCACAGCGGCGCTCGCCGGCGCTGGCAATGTTGCTGTTACTGCTGGCCCTCAGTGGCTGTACTCTGGTGCCGGTAACAGCTCCGCCCCCACCCGGACTCGATGCCGGTCCACTGGCGCAGTGCCAGTGGCTGTTTGAACAGACAGACGCCCATATCGATCAGGCCGGCGTGCGCCATCAGGGTCTGGCCCGGATTAGCGGCTTCCCCTATCTGCGCATCAATCGCTTTCTGGCATCCTTTGGCCCGCAGCTGGACTCCCCTGCACAAATCGAAACCTGGAT from Marinobacterium aestuarii includes these protein-coding regions:
- a CDS encoding YHS domain-containing (seleno)protein — encoded protein: MRQLIAAVLLLFAASVPASEAVSTSRWDATAIGGHDTVAYHDEATQQSHRQVAGEERFEVQWKGALWRFASQASADRFAADPERYRPEYNGHCANALSLGEGLISTNGTVWEFFGDQLFLFYAERGRQRWLSGNWQRYKTEADSVWDALKIR
- a CDS encoding tyrosine-type recombinase/integrase — encoded protein: MIEMPPAMPLFDGIAHVEDANAHVNQYLTRVMLESVPDAGFVYELALEWLLEQRHSENNYKTYRSELTTFLQWCFDVAKISLADLRRQHMNRYVEYCMHPPAELIAYRNVAQFVVSKILDERVPNPLWRPFLGKREQGEVLPYRITEKALKTKLAILSSFFGYLIQEEYTERNPALMLIKNGRYKAGPANSMSDAEEMKAFTELQWSYVMETAEQLAHADPEQHQRTRFLISLMYACYLRISEVAARPGFAPVMGQFRRDSKTSVWLYFIPHSKGGKKRTVAVSRKLLSALRHYRRYLGLDDLPSPADNTPLFIRHRAAGRGRDVGLLNANLGIRQLREEINHVIELAADRAEKDGFSQDAREMRTMTPHSIRHTGISHDINLNGRPLSHVQADAGHDSIETTSQYLHTSRAERHESAENKSLNRLLGD
- a CDS encoding VOC family protein yields the protein MNRQSYINLPVKHLERAVDFFTHLGFGFNPQFSDASATCMVVSSQMSVMLLSEARFQAFSPKNICDSSTFSEVLICLTCESRNEVDDLVKRALQAGGRTYNEPQDHGFMYGHGFQDLDGHVWELIYMAQEHMQDAQVELQQQTG